A DNA window from Eikenella exigua contains the following coding sequences:
- the trxB gene encoding thioredoxin-disulfide reductase: protein MPKHHKLIILGSGPAGYTAAVYAARANLNPIIITGLEQGGQLMTTTEVDNWPADADGVQGPELMARFLAHAERFGTEIVFDHIHTAQLQQRPFKLIGDAGEYTCDALIVATGASAKYLGLPSEETFAGRGVSACATCDGFFYKKQDVAVVGGGNTAVEEALYLANIANTVTLIHRRDSFRAEKIMVDKLMRRVEEGKIVLKTEAVLEEVLGDDNGVTSVRLKFNDGHSEDIAVKGVFIAIGHKPNTDIFKGQLEMDDAGYLKTKGGSGDNVGATNIEGIWAAGDVKDHTYRQAITSAASGCQAALDAERWLDQH from the coding sequence ATGCCCAAACACCATAAACTCATCATCCTCGGTTCTGGCCCTGCTGGTTACACCGCCGCCGTTTACGCCGCCCGCGCCAATCTCAATCCCATCATCATTACCGGTTTGGAACAAGGCGGCCAACTTATGACTACCACCGAAGTGGACAACTGGCCTGCCGATGCCGACGGCGTGCAGGGCCCCGAACTGATGGCACGCTTTCTCGCCCACGCCGAACGCTTCGGCACAGAAATCGTTTTCGACCATATCCACACCGCGCAACTGCAGCAACGCCCGTTCAAACTCATTGGTGATGCGGGCGAATATACCTGCGACGCACTCATCGTCGCCACCGGCGCATCGGCCAAATACCTCGGCCTGCCGAGCGAAGAAACCTTTGCCGGACGCGGCGTGTCCGCCTGCGCCACCTGCGACGGCTTCTTCTACAAAAAACAGGACGTAGCCGTTGTCGGCGGCGGCAACACCGCCGTGGAAGAAGCACTTTACCTGGCCAACATCGCCAATACCGTAACCCTGATACACCGTCGCGACAGTTTCCGAGCCGAAAAAATCATGGTGGACAAACTGATGCGCCGCGTGGAAGAAGGCAAAATTGTCTTGAAAACCGAAGCCGTGTTGGAAGAAGTATTGGGCGACGACAACGGCGTAACCAGCGTGCGGCTGAAATTCAACGACGGCCACAGCGAAGACATCGCCGTCAAAGGCGTATTTATCGCCATCGGGCACAAACCCAATACTGACATCTTCAAGGGCCAGCTTGAAATGGATGATGCGGGCTACCTGAAAACCAAAGGTGGCAGTGGCGATAACGTCGGCGCAACCAACATCGAAGGCATCTGGGCGGCGGGCGACGTGAAAGATCACACCTACCGCCAAGCTATCACCAGCGCGGCCTCCGGCTGCCAAGCCGCACTCGATGCTGAACGCTGGCTTGACCAACACTGA
- a CDS encoding ComEA family DNA-binding protein: protein MKKFLFVVFTLLSFSWALAQVNINTATAQELQTLNGIGPAKAAAIVEYRTANGPFKSPEDIKNVRGIGNGIYQKISSEITIGNGQDARAPAARPATQQQQQQPAAAKPATPAVKPSASKPAAARPATNKSATNP, encoded by the coding sequence ATGAAGAAGTTTCTTTTCGTCGTTTTTACCCTGTTAAGTTTTTCTTGGGCATTAGCACAAGTTAATATTAACACAGCCACCGCGCAAGAGCTTCAAACCTTGAATGGCATCGGTCCGGCTAAGGCTGCTGCAATTGTAGAATATCGCACAGCCAATGGCCCGTTCAAATCTCCCGAAGACATTAAAAATGTACGTGGTATCGGTAACGGCATTTATCAGAAGATTTCTTCAGAAATTACCATAGGCAATGGTCAGGATGCCCGTGCTCCTGCCGCCCGTCCGGCCACTCAGCAGCAACAGCAGCAACCGGCTGCTGCCAAACCAGCTACTCCTGCAGTCAAACCGTCTGCCAGCAAACCTGCCGCCGCCCGGCCAGCTACCAACAAATCTGCTACCAATCCCTGA